In Pseudomonas sp. GCEP-101, one DNA window encodes the following:
- a CDS encoding MdtB/MuxB family multidrug efflux RND transporter permease subunit, whose translation MNPSRLFILRPVATTLLMVAILLSGIIAYRFLPISALPEVDYPTIQVVTLYPGASPDIMTSSVTAPLENQLGQIPGLNEMSSTSSGGASVITLQFSLQINLDVAEQEVQAAINTAQSLLPKDLPNQPVYSKVNPADAPILTLAVMSPDMPLPQIQDLVDTRLAQKISQISGVGLVSISGGQRPAVRIRANPSALAAAGLSLQDLQTTVTNNNLNGPKGSFDGPTRSSTLDANDQLKSADAYRDLIIAYKNGSPLRVRDVASVEDDAENVRLAAWANTSPAVVLNIQRQPGANVIEVVDSIKKMLPQLQATLPGSLEVTVLTDRTTTIRASVADVQFELFLAVCLVVMVTFLFLRNISATLIPSFAVPLSLIGTFGVMYLAGFSINNLTLMALTIATGFVVDDAIVMVENIARYLEQGDEPLEAALKGSKQIGFTIISLTFSLIAVLIPLLFMGDVAGRLFREFAITLAVAILISGFVSLTLTPMLSAKLLRHVEPEKEGRFARAAGRFIDTMIERYASALRVVLRHQPLTLLVAIATVVLTALLYIFMPKGFFPVQDTGVIQGIAEAPQSISFQAMASRQQDLAEIVLKDPAVESLSSFIGVDGTNATLNTGRLLINLKPHAERDVTASEVIQRLQPELDRIAGIKLYMQPVQDLTIEDRIARTQYQFTLQDADPDVLADWVPRLVERLQQLPELADVATDWQDKGLQAYINIDRDTASRLGVSLSNIDSVLYNAFGQRLISTIFTQATQYRVVLEVAPQFQIGPQSLENLYVPSSDGTQVRLSSLAKVEERHTLLAVNHIAQFPAATISFNLAKGVALGEAVQAIRDVEAQMDMPVSLQGSFRGAAQAFEASLSNTLLLVLASIVTMYIVLGILYESFIHPVTILSTLPSAGVGALLALMLSGQDIGIVAIIGIILLIGIVKKNAIMMIDFALDAERNEGKPPHEAIYQACLLRFRPILMTTMAALLGALPLMLAGGAGAELRQPLGITMVGGLLVSQLLTLFTTPVIYLYFDRLAARWANWRQRHGLDVNSIDPAERG comes from the coding sequence ATGAACCCGTCCCGCCTGTTCATCCTGCGGCCGGTCGCCACTACGCTGTTGATGGTGGCGATCCTGCTGTCGGGGATCATCGCCTACCGCTTCCTGCCGATCTCGGCATTGCCGGAAGTGGATTACCCGACCATCCAGGTGGTGACCCTGTACCCCGGCGCGAGCCCGGACATCATGACCTCCTCGGTGACCGCGCCGCTGGAAAACCAGCTGGGGCAGATTCCCGGCCTCAACGAGATGTCCTCCACCAGCTCCGGCGGCGCCTCCGTGATCACCCTGCAGTTCAGCCTGCAGATCAACCTCGACGTCGCCGAGCAGGAAGTCCAGGCGGCGATCAACACCGCGCAGAGCCTGCTGCCCAAGGACCTGCCCAACCAGCCGGTGTACAGCAAGGTGAACCCGGCGGACGCGCCCATCCTGACGCTGGCGGTAATGTCCCCGGACATGCCGCTGCCGCAGATCCAGGACCTGGTGGACACCCGTCTCGCGCAGAAAATCTCGCAGATTTCCGGCGTCGGGCTGGTCAGCATCAGCGGCGGACAGCGCCCGGCCGTGCGCATCCGCGCCAACCCGTCGGCCCTGGCCGCCGCCGGCCTGAGCCTGCAGGACCTGCAGACCACCGTCACCAACAACAACCTCAACGGCCCCAAGGGCAGCTTCGACGGCCCGACCCGTTCCTCGACCCTGGACGCCAACGACCAGCTCAAGTCCGCTGACGCCTACCGCGACCTGATCATCGCCTACAAGAACGGCTCGCCGCTGCGCGTGCGCGACGTGGCCAGCGTGGAGGACGACGCCGAGAACGTGCGCCTGGCCGCCTGGGCCAACACCTCGCCAGCGGTAGTGCTGAACATCCAGCGCCAGCCGGGCGCCAACGTCATCGAGGTGGTGGACAGCATCAAGAAGATGCTGCCGCAATTGCAGGCGACGCTGCCCGGCAGCCTGGAAGTGACGGTGCTCACCGACCGCACCACGACCATCCGCGCCTCCGTGGCGGACGTGCAGTTCGAGCTGTTCCTCGCCGTCTGCCTGGTGGTGATGGTCACCTTCCTGTTCCTGCGCAACATCTCCGCGACGCTGATCCCCAGCTTCGCCGTGCCGCTGTCGCTGATCGGCACCTTCGGCGTGATGTACCTCGCCGGATTCTCGATCAACAACCTGACGCTGATGGCGCTGACCATCGCCACCGGCTTCGTGGTGGACGACGCCATCGTCATGGTGGAGAACATCGCCCGCTACCTGGAGCAGGGCGACGAACCGCTGGAGGCCGCGCTCAAGGGCTCCAAACAGATCGGCTTCACCATCATTTCGCTGACCTTCTCGCTGATCGCCGTGCTGATCCCGCTGCTGTTCATGGGCGACGTGGCGGGGCGGCTGTTCCGTGAGTTCGCCATCACCCTGGCGGTGGCGATCCTCATCTCCGGCTTCGTCTCCCTGACCCTGACGCCGATGCTCAGCGCCAAGCTGCTGCGCCACGTCGAGCCGGAGAAGGAAGGGCGCTTCGCCCGCGCCGCCGGGCGCTTCATCGACACCATGATCGAGCGCTACGCGAGCGCCCTGCGCGTGGTGCTGCGCCATCAGCCGCTGACCCTGCTGGTGGCCATCGCCACCGTGGTGCTCACCGCGCTGCTGTACATCTTCATGCCCAAGGGCTTCTTCCCGGTGCAGGACACCGGGGTGATCCAGGGCATCGCCGAGGCGCCGCAGTCGATCTCCTTCCAGGCCATGGCGAGCCGCCAGCAGGACCTGGCCGAGATCGTGCTGAAGGACCCGGCGGTGGAAAGCCTGTCCTCCTTCATCGGCGTGGACGGCACCAACGCCACGCTCAACACCGGGCGCTTGCTGATCAACCTCAAGCCCCACGCCGAGCGCGACGTGACCGCCAGCGAGGTGATCCAGCGCCTGCAGCCGGAGCTGGACCGGATCGCCGGCATCAAGCTGTACATGCAGCCGGTACAGGACCTCACCATCGAAGACCGCATCGCCCGCACCCAGTACCAGTTCACCCTGCAGGACGCCGACCCGGACGTCCTCGCCGACTGGGTGCCGCGCCTGGTCGAGCGCCTGCAGCAACTGCCGGAACTGGCCGATGTGGCTACCGACTGGCAGGACAAGGGCCTGCAGGCCTACATCAACATCGACCGTGACACCGCCTCGCGCCTGGGCGTGAGCCTGTCGAACATCGACAGCGTGCTGTACAACGCCTTCGGCCAGCGGCTGATCTCCACCATCTTCACCCAGGCCACGCAGTACCGCGTGGTGCTGGAAGTGGCGCCGCAATTCCAGATCGGCCCGCAGTCGCTGGAGAACCTCTACGTGCCGTCCAGCGACGGCACCCAGGTGCGCCTGTCCAGCCTGGCCAAGGTGGAAGAGCGCCACACCCTGCTGGCGGTCAACCACATCGCCCAGTTCCCGGCCGCGACCATCTCCTTCAACCTGGCCAAGGGCGTCGCCCTCGGCGAGGCGGTGCAGGCGATCCGCGATGTCGAGGCACAGATGGACATGCCCGTCAGCCTGCAGGGCAGCTTCCGCGGCGCGGCGCAGGCGTTCGAGGCCTCGCTGTCCAACACCCTGCTGCTGGTGCTGGCGTCCATCGTCACCATGTACATCGTGCTGGGCATCCTCTACGAAAGCTTCATCCACCCGGTGACCATCCTCTCCACGCTGCCCTCGGCGGGCGTGGGGGCCCTGCTGGCGCTGATGCTCTCCGGGCAGGACATCGGCATCGTGGCGATCATCGGCATCATCCTGCTGATCGGCATCGTGAAGAAGAACGCGATCATGATGATCGACTTCGCCCTGGACGCCGAACGCAACGAGGGCAAGCCGCCCCATGAGGCGATCTACCAGGCCTGCCTGCTGCGCTTCCGGCCGATCCTGATGACCACCATGGCCGCGCTGCTGGGCGCGCTGCCGCTGATGCTCGCCGGCGGCGCCGGCGCTGAGCTGCGCCAGCCGCTGGGCATCACCATGGTCGGCGGCCTGCTGGTCAGCCAGCTGCTGACGCTGTTCACCACGCCGGTGATCTACCTGTACTTCGACCGCCTGGCCGCGCGCTGGGCCAACTGGCGGCAGCGCCACGGCCTGGACGTGAACAGCATCGACCCGGCGGAGCGCGGCTGA